From the genome of Myxococcus stipitatus, one region includes:
- a CDS encoding carboxypeptidase-like regulatory domain-containing protein, with amino-acid sequence MTPHLAPSTEDGGVTETSAHADGGVPDGGVIAAPPPPEDAGVSASLEVLVLAPDAKPLPQAVVFLVPEELHAPLARVETDALGLARLPSPPGRYRLLGYWRLAAEQEVVDNVYRRKHQEEFLRYVWRDLEVAAHAPPARQELRFEAPNAAPLSARLLDPEGRPIADASVDAIQEFPSIPFDGPFPRNTAYPRESLRVFTDAEGRVTARPVREGVYRLRFEHTTGIAETVATTGGPSHDVAIDIRAPDSVTGRVVDEQGAPVKSFTVGDHRVRDAQGRFTVGPVGVYTAVSAKGFVDSALPIPHPSPRRLTVPDIVLRKALTLKGRVVLPQGQKLPERSTIAARSRTHREGPVQLESSGRFSLGPLPVGEDIQVVVRTPTRIVARRFTAATVTKPVQLSLAAQGRPVAVRVLDSRGQPLEAARVSAEGDVDAEGLITDAQGRAVFQLPPGRYTLTVDAEERLRPRDRRVPSRFPPVDLDVPAEGHVPTVELKPLTGDGNLRLLLAEPSHYDSVHVVMGERAWPTDGESFREALAHALEEDPEVDVWANRAMPVIHYSAVKEFSGIPPGTYTVFATDPYFENGGALLFRQVVQVSASARPVVQVRFHGEHARVVDTR; translated from the coding sequence ATGACGCCCCACCTCGCCCCCTCGACGGAGGACGGAGGCGTCACCGAGACCTCCGCGCATGCGGATGGCGGCGTCCCCGACGGCGGCGTCATCGCCGCGCCACCTCCACCCGAGGACGCGGGCGTGTCGGCCTCGCTGGAGGTCCTCGTCCTCGCCCCCGACGCAAAGCCCCTGCCCCAGGCCGTGGTCTTCCTCGTCCCCGAGGAGCTCCACGCCCCGCTCGCACGCGTGGAGACGGACGCGCTGGGCCTCGCCCGACTCCCGTCGCCCCCAGGCCGCTACCGCCTGCTCGGATACTGGCGCCTCGCGGCGGAGCAGGAGGTCGTCGACAATGTCTACCGCCGAAAGCACCAGGAGGAGTTCCTGCGCTACGTGTGGCGCGACCTCGAGGTCGCCGCCCACGCGCCCCCCGCGCGCCAGGAGCTTCGCTTCGAGGCCCCGAACGCCGCCCCCCTGAGCGCCCGCCTGCTCGACCCGGAGGGGCGTCCCATCGCGGATGCCAGCGTCGACGCCATCCAGGAGTTCCCCTCCATCCCCTTCGATGGGCCCTTCCCTCGCAACACGGCCTACCCCCGGGAGAGCCTCCGGGTGTTCACCGACGCCGAAGGTCGCGTCACCGCCCGCCCCGTCCGCGAGGGCGTCTACCGCCTCCGGTTCGAGCACACGACAGGCATCGCGGAGACCGTGGCCACCACGGGCGGCCCCTCGCACGACGTCGCCATCGACATCCGCGCCCCGGACTCCGTCACCGGACGGGTGGTCGACGAGCAGGGCGCCCCCGTGAAGTCCTTCACCGTCGGCGACCACCGGGTGCGCGACGCCCAGGGCCGCTTCACGGTGGGCCCGGTCGGCGTCTACACGGCGGTGTCCGCGAAGGGCTTCGTCGACAGCGCCCTCCCCATCCCCCATCCCTCCCCCCGACGACTGACCGTCCCCGACATCGTCTTACGCAAGGCCCTCACGCTGAAAGGACGGGTGGTCCTCCCACAGGGCCAGAAGCTCCCCGAGCGCTCCACCATCGCCGCCCGCTCGCGCACGCACCGCGAGGGCCCCGTCCAACTCGAGTCCTCGGGGAGGTTCTCCCTGGGCCCCCTGCCCGTGGGCGAGGACATCCAGGTCGTGGTCCGGACGCCGACCCGCATCGTCGCGCGCCGCTTCACCGCCGCCACCGTCACCAAGCCCGTGCAACTGTCACTGGCCGCCCAGGGACGCCCGGTCGCGGTCCGCGTCCTGGATTCGCGAGGCCAACCCCTCGAGGCGGCGCGCGTCTCGGCGGAGGGCGACGTGGACGCGGAGGGGCTCATCACCGACGCGCAGGGCCGGGCCGTGTTCCAGCTCCCGCCCGGGCGCTACACCCTCACCGTCGACGCGGAGGAGCGCCTGCGCCCCCGCGACCGGCGCGTCCCCTCGCGCTTTCCCCCGGTCGACCTGGACGTCCCCGCCGAGGGCCACGTCCCCACCGTCGAGCTGAAGCCCCTCACGGGTGACGGCAACCTCCGGCTCCTGCTCGCCGAGCCGAGTCACTACGACAGCGTCCATGTCGTGATGGGAGAGCGCGCCTGGCCCACGGATGGGGAGAGCTTCCGCGAGGCGCTCGCCCACGCGCTCGAGGAGGACCCGGAGGTGGATGTCTGGGCGAACAGGGCCATGCCCGTCATCCACTACTCCGCGGTGAAGGAGTTCTCCGGCATCCCGCCCGGCACGTACACCGTCTTCGCCACCGACCCGTACTTCGAGAACGGAGGCGCGCTGCTCTTCCGCCAGGTCGTCCAGGTGTCCGCCAGCGCACGTCCCGTCGTCCAGGTCCGCTTCCACGGCGAGCACGCGCGCGTGGTGGACACCCGCTGA
- a CDS encoding PLP-dependent aminotransferase family protein: MPKRSAGVSLPFLLAGSGGTGPLHRQLYERLREAILSGALAPRSRLPSTRMLARELGVSRGTVEGAFAQLDAEGFLERRVGAGSVVALPEHARLPRGAAVKSRGGAGARGRGLSRRGQLMAREVLLPEPRDVQPFTPCLPALELFPAKLWARSVARQARLLGPESMTAGEPGGLRALREAVAVHLSMARGVRCDWRRVLVFSSTQQALDLTARLLLDEGDGVWLEEPGYLGARAAFESAGARVHPVPVDAEGLQVEVGVSHAPRARLAYVTPSHQYPLGVTMGLSRRLALLEHARASGMWLFEDDYDSEFRYETRPVAAIQGMDVAGRVLYAGTFNKVMFPSLRLAFLVVPESLVEAFTVARAATDGHVSTLSQAAMAHFMDSGHYAAHLRQMRLVYAERRDALLDALRREVGARLRPGLAEAGMHIATYLPPGERDEGLVASADARGLGARRLSPLYLGRNAVQGLMLGFSGASPAGLRAAVRTLAGLL; this comes from the coding sequence ATGCCGAAGCGCTCCGCCGGGGTGTCGTTGCCGTTCCTGCTCGCGGGAAGCGGTGGAACGGGCCCGCTCCATCGCCAGCTCTACGAGCGGCTGCGCGAGGCCATCCTCTCGGGGGCGCTCGCGCCGCGAAGCCGGCTGCCGTCCACGCGGATGCTTGCCCGTGAACTCGGAGTGTCACGAGGCACGGTGGAAGGGGCCTTCGCGCAGCTCGACGCGGAGGGATTCCTGGAGCGACGCGTGGGCGCGGGCAGTGTCGTCGCGTTGCCGGAGCATGCGCGGCTGCCGCGTGGCGCGGCGGTGAAGTCGCGCGGTGGCGCCGGAGCGCGAGGACGTGGCTTGTCCCGACGGGGACAGCTCATGGCGCGCGAGGTCCTGCTGCCCGAGCCCAGGGACGTGCAGCCCTTCACCCCGTGCCTGCCCGCGTTGGAGCTGTTCCCCGCGAAGCTGTGGGCGCGTTCGGTCGCGAGACAGGCGCGCCTGTTGGGGCCGGAATCCATGACGGCGGGAGAGCCCGGGGGGCTCCGAGCGCTCCGTGAGGCTGTCGCCGTGCACCTGTCGATGGCGAGGGGCGTGCGGTGTGACTGGCGCCGCGTCCTCGTGTTCTCCAGCACGCAGCAGGCGCTGGACCTGACGGCGCGGCTGCTGCTGGATGAAGGGGATGGGGTGTGGCTGGAGGAGCCCGGCTACCTGGGGGCACGAGCGGCCTTCGAGTCGGCGGGCGCGCGAGTGCATCCGGTTCCGGTGGACGCGGAGGGGCTCCAGGTGGAGGTGGGCGTGTCCCACGCACCGAGGGCGCGCTTGGCGTACGTGACGCCCTCGCATCAGTATCCGCTGGGCGTGACGATGGGGCTTTCACGCAGGCTGGCATTGCTGGAGCACGCGCGAGCCTCGGGGATGTGGCTGTTCGAGGACGACTACGACAGTGAGTTCCGTTACGAGACGCGGCCGGTCGCGGCCATCCAGGGGATGGATGTGGCGGGGCGGGTGCTCTATGCGGGGACCTTCAACAAGGTGATGTTCCCATCGCTGCGGCTGGCGTTCCTCGTGGTGCCGGAGTCGTTGGTGGAGGCGTTCACCGTGGCGCGAGCCGCGACGGATGGCCACGTGTCGACGTTGTCGCAGGCGGCGATGGCGCACTTCATGGATTCGGGGCACTACGCGGCACACTTGCGGCAGATGCGGCTGGTGTACGCGGAGCGGCGGGACGCGCTGCTGGACGCTTTGAGGCGGGAGGTGGGGGCGCGGCTGCGTCCCGGGCTCGCGGAGGCGGGGATGCATATCGCGACGTATCTCCCGCCGGGCGAGCGGGACGAGGGGCTCGTCGCGAGCGCGGACGCACGCGGGCTGGGAGCGCGGAGGCTGTCGCCGCTCTATCTGGGACGTAACGCCGTCCAGGGACTCATGCTGGGCTTCTCGGGGGCGAGTCCCGCGGGGCTGCGCGCGGCGGTACGTACCCTGGCGGGACTGCTCTGA
- a CDS encoding TonB C-terminal domain-containing protein, translating to MLVGVFRRRSRLTFAVLASVLLHAGLFVVLSRMPSATPPRLPTQGVTELEVVYVTPKQPAPAPAPREREPERHEAPTAPRPKSAPPPERKGSDSRESLAEAPTPAAREPDVPGATPRGDAPRDAPPAVSLMPKGLLGVGEEGWGGPTGRTLRNEPGSLPDANALRQEEQARVQDRVDTWSADAAAIARVRGGATPPYYADMRSRFTQALVQPPPPDLKVLAARLKREQVEGIERFGKTGTPFVAEPRDRRLEQRNRLEAAVEAGRAANVYMMDVTAPVLALAAVVEVRQAKDGKLLDLKVLEGSGDPKFDEWALAHLETALASADPPPEGGVGGKGDGLRSRWRLEEYLGNPRVKVILIGIY from the coding sequence ATGCTCGTGGGCGTGTTCCGTCGTCGCTCCCGGTTGACGTTCGCGGTCCTGGCCTCCGTGCTCCTGCACGCGGGGCTGTTCGTGGTGTTGTCGCGGATGCCATCGGCCACGCCTCCCCGGCTGCCCACGCAGGGCGTGACGGAGCTGGAAGTCGTCTATGTGACGCCGAAGCAGCCCGCACCGGCGCCGGCCCCCCGGGAGCGCGAGCCGGAGCGCCACGAGGCTCCGACCGCGCCCCGTCCGAAGAGCGCGCCTCCTCCGGAGCGGAAGGGTTCGGACTCGAGGGAGTCCCTCGCGGAGGCTCCCACTCCGGCCGCGCGGGAGCCCGATGTGCCGGGGGCCACGCCGAGGGGCGACGCACCGCGAGACGCGCCACCGGCGGTTTCATTGATGCCCAAGGGGCTGCTCGGAGTGGGGGAGGAGGGGTGGGGAGGTCCGACCGGGCGCACGTTGCGCAACGAACCGGGCTCATTGCCGGACGCGAACGCGTTGCGCCAGGAGGAGCAGGCGCGGGTGCAGGACCGTGTGGACACGTGGTCCGCGGATGCCGCGGCGATCGCGCGGGTCCGGGGCGGGGCGACGCCTCCGTACTACGCGGACATGCGCAGCCGGTTCACGCAGGCGTTGGTGCAGCCGCCTCCGCCGGACTTGAAGGTGTTGGCCGCGCGGCTGAAGCGTGAGCAGGTGGAAGGCATCGAGCGTTTCGGCAAGACGGGGACGCCGTTCGTGGCCGAGCCGCGCGACCGTAGGCTGGAGCAGCGCAACCGCTTGGAGGCCGCCGTCGAGGCGGGTCGCGCGGCGAACGTGTACATGATGGACGTCACGGCGCCCGTGCTCGCGTTGGCTGCGGTGGTGGAGGTCCGTCAGGCGAAGGACGGGAAGCTGCTGGACCTCAAGGTGCTCGAGGGCTCGGGCGACCCGAAGTTCGACGAGTGGGCGCTGGCACATCTGGAGACCGCGTTGGCGAGCGCGGACCCTCCGCCGGAAGGCGGCGTGGGCGGCAAGGGCGATGGCCTGCGAAGCCGGTGGCGGTTGGAGGAGTACCTCGGCAACCCCAGGGTGAAGGTCATCCTGATCGGCATCTACTGA
- a CDS encoding TetR/AcrR family transcriptional regulator codes for MTYLPLMPPRDRTRRRIQPRQRRAILSVDSILTAAERVMARDGYEKTTTNRIAEVAGVNIALVYRYFAGKEAIVGALIERWAQVTAEELERTLELHAASPLPDALRAIIEVLVKTPGLPADLHRELVNSVELTKRRAAIDALRARASTAFIGFLQRRLVLTHTAGVDARLFVLTRALEAVSHAAAFERPAGVPLDVVIDATRDLVLGILDAPGCALKPRTRRSRASGGGPATTSSE; via the coding sequence ATGACTTACCTTCCCCTCATGCCTCCTCGGGACCGCACACGTCGTCGCATCCAACCTCGTCAGCGCCGCGCCATCCTCTCGGTCGACAGCATCCTCACGGCCGCCGAACGTGTGATGGCGCGGGATGGGTACGAGAAGACGACGACCAATCGCATCGCGGAGGTCGCTGGCGTCAACATCGCGCTCGTCTACCGCTACTTCGCCGGAAAGGAAGCCATCGTGGGGGCGCTGATCGAGCGCTGGGCCCAGGTCACGGCCGAGGAGCTCGAGCGAACCCTCGAGTTGCATGCGGCCTCACCGCTCCCCGACGCGCTGCGAGCCATCATCGAGGTCCTCGTGAAGACTCCGGGGCTGCCAGCCGACCTGCACCGGGAACTCGTGAACAGCGTGGAGCTCACGAAGCGGCGTGCGGCCATTGACGCCCTCCGCGCTCGCGCCTCCACGGCGTTCATCGGGTTCCTGCAACGGCGTCTCGTCCTGACACACACCGCCGGCGTCGACGCGCGGCTGTTCGTCCTGACGCGCGCCCTCGAGGCAGTGAGCCACGCAGCGGCGTTCGAGCGGCCCGCGGGCGTCCCTCTCGATGTGGTCATCGACGCGACACGCGACCTGGTGCTCGGCATCCTGGATGCACCGGGATGCGCCCTGAAGCCCCGGACGCGCCGGAGTCGAGCGTCAGGGGGTGGCCCTGCCACGACATCCTCGGAATGA
- a CDS encoding rhodanese-like domain-containing protein: MTSPSTPFSFVLEIPAATPEAAHRHFLARLSVETDAADVFLDLDRKKKGFVVVDSRSKDAYAERHIPGALSMPTRTISAESTAHLSKDDVIVTYCWGPGCNGATRAAARFAALGFRVKEMLGGIEYWVKEGYATEGTAPQGSPVYPERGGP, encoded by the coding sequence ATGACCTCGCCCTCGACCCCGTTCTCCTTCGTCCTCGAAATCCCCGCCGCCACGCCCGAGGCCGCGCACCGCCATTTCCTCGCCAGGCTGTCCGTGGAGACGGACGCCGCCGACGTCTTCCTCGACCTGGACCGCAAGAAGAAGGGCTTCGTCGTCGTGGACAGCCGCTCGAAGGACGCCTACGCCGAGCGCCACATCCCCGGCGCGCTGAGCATGCCGACTCGCACCATCTCCGCGGAGTCCACCGCCCACCTGAGCAAGGACGACGTCATCGTCACCTACTGCTGGGGCCCCGGCTGCAACGGCGCCACCCGCGCCGCCGCGCGCTTCGCCGCGCTCGGATTCCGGGTGAAGGAGATGCTCGGCGGCATCGAGTACTGGGTGAAGGAGGGCTACGCCACGGAGGGCACCGCGCCCCAGGGCTCGCCCGTGTATCCGGAACGCGGCGGCCCCTGA
- a CDS encoding DUF4265 domain-containing protein, which translates to MHVKILFPFTNSSGDTEIESMWAVKRDDGYEIDNIPFYVKSLAWGDVVSARADADGAWVYEALVRPSGHSTIHLLFEREGDVPRVRDELTGLGCSSEVSNLPSLIAVDVPPAIPYEGIKRYLEQGEAAGTFEYQEACLGFL; encoded by the coding sequence ATGCACGTGAAGATCTTGTTCCCGTTCACGAACTCCTCGGGCGACACCGAGATTGAATCGATGTGGGCCGTGAAGCGAGACGACGGCTACGAAATCGACAACATCCCCTTCTATGTGAAGAGCCTCGCCTGGGGCGATGTCGTCTCCGCGCGCGCGGACGCGGATGGCGCATGGGTTTATGAGGCGCTCGTGCGCCCCAGTGGTCACAGCACGATCCACCTCCTGTTCGAGCGTGAGGGGGATGTGCCGCGAGTCCGGGATGAGTTGACCGGGCTGGGATGCTCGTCCGAGGTGAGCAACCTCCCGTCTCTCATCGCCGTGGACGTCCCTCCCGCGATTCCCTACGAGGGAATCAAGCGGTACCTCGAGCAAGGGGAGGCAGCGGGAACGTTCGAGTATCAGGAGGCGTGCCTCGGGTTCCTGTAG